From Lentisphaera araneosa HTCC2155, the proteins below share one genomic window:
- a CDS encoding glycoside hydrolase family 32 protein, translated as MELLHYTFTLMVHTIGKSLVEKSSNMFQVLVVLCVVVCCNLTSAFAQEADILIADFEESSFSKWQQEGYAFRKGPANIKYKNTYKIKGFRGKGFASSYMDKSLKHVGSLKSPEFLVERDYINLLLGGSPFVNDAGVKLLVDGKEVLSIAAVKGYNLNETSIPVKKYKGQKAQILIYDKSPGYWGLILVDHIVQSNKKIGYEPLVLPINITEKLLIFPVAKFGTARQMDIKVDDVIIHSISVCLAMKDEDVAWWGYLDMSDMIGKKAIIALEAKVNSNIQKMIQCSAEPRLLQLQHFDKFRPQFHFSQLQGWNNDPNGMVYYDGKYHLFWQCNPLGTSWGNMYWGHASSPDLIEWTEHKRALRSGGGKGLPLNMRHDSMATGACFSGSGNIDHNNSLGLNTAEKKTLLLFNSDMNAGIAIFSSQDGINFKRWMKQYPLGLSGRDAKVVYHKPTQQWIAVSCLDNKQHGKHYPIFTSKDLQSWELKQNFLDMHECPEFLELAIDGDKNNKKWVLMEANGKYFVGDFNGEKFIPDTKEKQTTIISGSCYAGQCFSNTPDGRAVYIAWAGFDTDNTVFNQGFTIPMDLCLKTVDGGKVHLYANPVYEIKKLRRKIEIDTSTIELNKNVKVYALALAGDLYDICLSIEKKGSPKSFSLKIQNMEMTYDFESQRFDDHHVPMKGGKVTLRILVDRPTIEFFMADGYAYKLHERKNLSGSHLNKITFSAEVSGTDKVLINNFKVYPMKSILKKNGE; from the coding sequence ATGGAACTGCTTCACTATACCTTTACCCTTATGGTTCATACTATTGGAAAATCCTTAGTTGAGAAATCTTCTAATATGTTTCAGGTACTTGTGGTACTTTGTGTAGTGGTCTGTTGCAATCTCACCAGTGCCTTCGCTCAAGAAGCCGACATACTCATTGCAGACTTTGAAGAGAGTAGTTTTAGCAAGTGGCAACAAGAAGGATATGCGTTCAGAAAGGGACCAGCCAATATAAAGTATAAAAACACATACAAAATTAAAGGTTTTCGGGGTAAGGGTTTTGCAAGTTCTTATATGGATAAAAGCTTGAAGCATGTGGGCAGCCTAAAGAGTCCTGAATTTCTTGTTGAACGAGACTACATAAATTTACTTCTTGGGGGTTCTCCATTTGTGAATGATGCTGGAGTAAAACTTCTAGTTGACGGAAAAGAAGTTCTGAGCATAGCGGCAGTTAAAGGGTATAATCTTAACGAAACTAGTATTCCGGTCAAAAAATATAAAGGACAAAAAGCCCAAATACTAATCTACGATAAAAGCCCTGGCTATTGGGGACTTATTCTTGTAGACCATATTGTTCAAAGCAATAAGAAAATTGGCTATGAGCCCTTGGTGCTACCGATAAATATTACTGAGAAATTATTGATTTTTCCTGTGGCTAAATTTGGTACTGCTAGACAAATGGACATTAAAGTCGATGATGTAATAATTCATTCGATATCAGTTTGTTTGGCGATGAAAGATGAGGATGTCGCTTGGTGGGGATACCTAGATATGAGCGATATGATTGGCAAAAAAGCAATTATTGCCCTTGAGGCAAAAGTTAATAGTAATATTCAAAAAATGATTCAGTGTTCTGCCGAACCCCGCTTATTACAGCTGCAACATTTCGATAAATTCCGACCTCAATTTCACTTCTCACAACTTCAAGGGTGGAATAATGATCCCAATGGTATGGTCTACTACGACGGGAAATACCATCTTTTTTGGCAATGTAATCCTCTTGGGACAAGCTGGGGGAATATGTATTGGGGGCATGCATCAAGTCCTGATTTGATTGAATGGACGGAACATAAGCGTGCCTTACGTTCTGGAGGTGGCAAAGGGCTTCCATTAAATATGCGTCATGATTCGATGGCAACGGGGGCGTGTTTTTCCGGAAGTGGAAATATTGATCATAATAACTCACTCGGTTTAAATACGGCAGAGAAGAAAACTTTACTGCTCTTTAATTCAGATATGAACGCCGGTATCGCAATCTTTTCTTCTCAAGATGGAATCAACTTTAAACGTTGGATGAAACAATACCCCCTCGGACTTAGTGGGCGTGATGCAAAGGTGGTTTATCATAAACCTACTCAGCAATGGATTGCAGTGAGTTGCCTTGATAATAAGCAGCATGGTAAGCATTATCCCATTTTTACTAGCAAGGATTTACAAAGTTGGGAATTAAAACAAAATTTTCTAGATATGCACGAATGCCCTGAGTTTTTAGAGTTAGCCATAGATGGCGACAAGAATAATAAAAAATGGGTTTTAATGGAGGCTAATGGTAAATATTTTGTAGGAGATTTTAATGGGGAGAAATTTATTCCAGACACTAAGGAGAAGCAGACTACAATAATTTCAGGAAGCTGTTATGCCGGACAATGTTTCAGTAATACTCCCGATGGCCGTGCTGTGTATATTGCTTGGGCAGGATTTGATACTGATAATACAGTTTTTAATCAAGGCTTTACAATTCCAATGGACTTATGCCTGAAAACTGTTGATGGTGGCAAGGTTCATTTATATGCTAATCCTGTATATGAAATAAAAAAACTCCGCAGAAAAATAGAAATTGATACGAGTACAATAGAACTTAATAAGAATGTAAAGGTGTACGCTCTAGCTCTAGCTGGAGACCTTTATGATATTTGTCTGAGTATAGAAAAAAAAGGTTCACCAAAAAGTTTCTCACTAAAGATTCAAAATATGGAAATGACCTATGATTTTGAATCACAGCGTTTTGATGATCATCATGTTCCTATGAAAGGTGGTAAAGTTACCCTTAGGATTCTAGTAGATCGCCCCACAATTGAGTTCTTTATGGCTGATGGTTATGCATATAAATTACATGAAAGAAAAAACCTTTCTGGTAGTCACTTAAACAAAATTACTTTTAGTGCAGAAGTTTCAGGGACTGATAAAGTCCTAATAAATAACTTTAAAGTGTATCCAATGAAATCAATTTTGAAAAAGAATGGAGAATAA
- a CDS encoding RNA polymerase sigma factor: MKNNYHTRHTLLLRANDPNDEQAWEDFVTYYDSFIQMVLNRLLFDLRESDDLRQDILIKLWKNLQSYDHKKAKFRTWLSTVIRNTVINHLEKSDRKKLLLAPEGSLLLETDSQNDLELHIQAEWETYASSLALEKVKPLFSDNAFKVFSMSLENISVDVISEKLEISTDSVYKMKTRFIKRLHEEINFIRNQTEF, translated from the coding sequence ATGAAAAATAATTATCACACTAGACATACGCTACTACTCAGGGCCAATGATCCAAATGACGAGCAGGCTTGGGAAGATTTTGTAACCTATTATGACAGTTTCATTCAAATGGTTCTTAATCGTTTACTTTTTGATTTAAGGGAGAGTGATGATTTACGTCAAGATATCCTCATAAAATTATGGAAAAATCTACAAAGCTATGACCATAAAAAAGCTAAATTTCGTACATGGCTTAGTACAGTTATTCGTAATACTGTTATTAATCATTTAGAAAAGAGTGATAGAAAAAAGCTATTGCTAGCTCCCGAAGGTAGCCTACTACTTGAAACAGACTCACAGAACGATCTAGAATTACATATTCAAGCCGAGTGGGAAACCTATGCATCCTCCTTGGCACTGGAAAAAGTAAAACCTTTATTTTCAGACAATGCATTTAAAGTTTTTAGCATGAGTCTTGAGAATATATCAGTTGATGTTATTTCTGAAAAATTGGAGATTAGTACTGATAGCGTCTACAAAATGAAAACTCGTTTCATAAAACGATTACATGAAGAAATAAACTTCATTCGAAATCAAACAGAGTTTTAA
- a CDS encoding glycoside hydrolase family 32 protein, which yields MKFNHFFGALLFLSMSCFSLFGQAQKKLLTQDVFDSKWRTFQSYEDTDYKQKMRPQFHFTSKKNWLNDPNGLVYLDGEWHMFFQHNSLRNGDGGKVWGHAVSEDLISWRQLPHAILPYKNTKGKSGVIWSGSAVVDHNNSLKKQVGKTQTLVAFFTHTTSPMQQCAAYSTDKGRTFTLINGGDPVVPNQGVWKGERDPKVFWHEKTQKWVMAVIIAGPDKLIRIWNSDNLVNWKRVGDFSRDFVECFDMYELAVDGNPQKKKWVCNDAAFYYQIGSFDGTNFSSDNKMLSGDWGGRRFFKAFYAGQTFNNSPDGKVYQIAWMKDASKKNLFKRFGLPFTQQMSFPCELSLKSTAEGERLFRWPVDQIKKLYAKSHLLEDISSLSKVNSELNKISADLLDVSISFEPKENEIMTFTVRGLEIVYGNKTRFPDKGGKMVEVKSIEFRNMENDNETIKIPAPTIHGQVNLRILLDRMSIELFVNKGAYAAASYCLPKTDKISIKSSNGERVKINSILINELNSIWRN from the coding sequence ATGAAATTCAATCATTTTTTTGGAGCGCTATTATTTCTTTCTATGTCATGCTTTAGCTTATTTGGACAAGCACAGAAAAAGCTGCTGACTCAGGATGTTTTTGATTCAAAGTGGCGTACTTTTCAGTCTTATGAAGATACCGATTACAAGCAAAAAATGCGTCCTCAGTTTCATTTTACATCTAAGAAAAATTGGCTTAATGACCCCAATGGCTTAGTCTACCTTGATGGTGAATGGCACATGTTTTTTCAACATAATTCATTGAGAAATGGTGATGGAGGGAAAGTATGGGGCCATGCAGTAAGTGAGGATTTGATTTCGTGGAGGCAACTCCCACATGCGATTTTACCTTATAAAAATACTAAAGGAAAATCTGGGGTTATTTGGTCTGGCAGTGCTGTGGTTGATCATAATAATAGCCTTAAGAAGCAAGTAGGTAAGACTCAAACTCTCGTCGCTTTTTTTACTCATACAACAAGTCCAATGCAACAGTGTGCAGCTTATAGTACTGACAAAGGTAGAACTTTTACTTTAATTAATGGTGGTGATCCAGTTGTGCCTAACCAGGGGGTTTGGAAAGGAGAGAGAGATCCTAAAGTTTTTTGGCATGAAAAAACTCAGAAATGGGTTATGGCCGTCATTATTGCAGGACCAGACAAATTAATACGCATATGGAATTCAGACAATTTAGTAAACTGGAAAAGAGTGGGGGATTTTAGCCGTGACTTTGTTGAATGCTTTGATATGTATGAGCTTGCCGTAGACGGGAATCCTCAAAAGAAAAAGTGGGTATGCAATGATGCCGCCTTCTACTACCAGATAGGAAGCTTTGATGGAACTAATTTCTCAAGTGATAATAAAATGCTCTCAGGAGACTGGGGCGGTCGACGCTTTTTTAAAGCTTTCTATGCAGGTCAAACATTTAACAACAGTCCAGATGGTAAAGTCTACCAAATAGCCTGGATGAAAGATGCCAGCAAGAAAAATCTGTTTAAACGTTTTGGTTTACCTTTTACTCAACAAATGAGTTTCCCTTGTGAACTAAGTTTAAAATCCACTGCAGAAGGCGAGCGTCTTTTTCGCTGGCCCGTTGATCAAATAAAGAAACTCTATGCAAAATCACATTTATTAGAGGACATTTCTTCGCTTAGCAAAGTTAATTCAGAGCTTAATAAGATAAGTGCAGACCTCCTAGATGTATCAATAAGCTTTGAGCCAAAAGAAAATGAAATAATGACCTTTACTGTAAGAGGTCTTGAAATTGTATATGGTAATAAAACAAGGTTTCCAGATAAGGGGGGCAAAATGGTGGAGGTTAAAAGCATAGAGTTTAGAAATATGGAAAATGATAATGAGACAATAAAAATACCCGCACCTACAATTCATGGTCAAGTTAACTTACGTATCCTACTTGATCGTATGTCTATAGAATTATTCGTGAATAAAGGAGCATATGCAGCCGCGAGCTATTGCCTACCCAAAACTGATAAAATTTCAATTAAGAGTTCGAATGGAGAGCGTGTGAAAATCAATTCTATTTTAATTAATGAATTAAATTCAATCTGGAGAAACTAG
- a CDS encoding sialate O-acetylesterase, with product MQTKRKTSLLSLLLVFMTASLQAEVKTPAFFNDHMVLQRNISVPIWGWASPGELINVSFGDQSISTKADKDGKWLLKLKPMEANLEGQTLTIANHSIKNVLVGEVWICSGQSNMQWRLSGAFNSKEEIAAAKFPAIRQLNLTRTAANLPRTDVKGEWTVCSPETAKDYTAVGYFFARSLYKSLKIPIGIIDASWGGTGIEPWIPELGFNMVAELEKDKIELHKILPVNDKNKQKWNDYLDELESWLPGAEKRVSQGSLPLNMPDRPDSGMPVTHHGMTKIFNSMIHPIIPYGVRGVVWYQGESSWGQGDYYFFKKKALIESWRELWGQGEFPFYTVQLANLHKFNEKAEGGDGYAKIREAQKRSLELPNTGLAVTYDIGNPVNIHPKNKQDVGKRLSLWALAKEYGRKELVYSGPLFKKLHNSGAEAIVHFSHIGSGLMVGEKKGLEPVKKTSTALKGFAIAGEDQKWYWANARISADGKSVIVSSDKVKKVMAVRYAYRWNPIHSNLYNREGLPAAPFKSDNW from the coding sequence ATGCAGACAAAACGTAAAACATCTCTATTATCACTCTTGCTGGTGTTTATGACTGCATCACTCCAAGCAGAAGTTAAAACCCCAGCTTTCTTTAATGACCATATGGTTCTCCAAAGAAATATTTCTGTTCCTATATGGGGTTGGGCTAGTCCTGGTGAATTGATAAATGTAAGTTTTGGGGATCAAAGTATAAGTACCAAGGCTGACAAAGATGGTAAGTGGCTGCTTAAGCTTAAGCCTATGGAGGCCAATCTAGAAGGGCAGACACTTACAATTGCCAATCACTCTATTAAAAATGTCTTAGTAGGGGAAGTTTGGATTTGTTCTGGCCAGTCCAATATGCAGTGGCGCCTTAGCGGTGCATTCAATTCTAAAGAAGAAATAGCGGCGGCCAAATTCCCCGCCATTAGACAACTAAACCTAACAAGAACGGCGGCCAACCTTCCACGTACGGATGTTAAAGGTGAATGGACTGTCTGCTCTCCAGAAACAGCCAAAGATTATACCGCTGTCGGCTACTTTTTTGCTCGTTCTCTTTATAAAAGTCTAAAGATTCCTATTGGTATTATTGATGCAAGCTGGGGTGGAACCGGAATTGAACCCTGGATACCTGAACTTGGTTTTAATATGGTTGCAGAACTGGAAAAAGATAAAATAGAACTCCATAAAATTTTACCTGTGAATGATAAGAATAAACAGAAATGGAATGACTATTTAGATGAATTAGAAAGTTGGCTACCTGGAGCTGAAAAACGTGTTTCTCAGGGAAGCCTCCCACTTAATATGCCGGACCGACCAGATAGTGGAATGCCAGTTACACATCACGGCATGACTAAAATATTCAATTCCATGATACACCCAATTATTCCCTATGGTGTTCGGGGAGTGGTATGGTATCAGGGCGAGTCAAGTTGGGGCCAGGGTGATTATTACTTCTTTAAGAAAAAAGCCTTGATCGAGAGTTGGCGTGAACTTTGGGGACAAGGAGAATTCCCCTTTTACACAGTACAATTAGCTAATCTTCATAAATTTAATGAAAAAGCGGAAGGGGGGGATGGTTATGCAAAAATTCGTGAAGCTCAAAAGCGTTCCTTAGAACTTCCTAACACAGGACTTGCAGTCACGTACGATATTGGCAACCCCGTCAATATTCACCCTAAAAATAAACAGGATGTGGGCAAGCGTCTCTCATTGTGGGCACTTGCCAAAGAATATGGAAGAAAGGAACTTGTCTATAGTGGACCTCTCTTCAAAAAGCTCCATAATAGCGGGGCTGAAGCGATTGTTCATTTTAGCCATATAGGTAGTGGTCTTATGGTGGGTGAGAAAAAGGGGCTAGAACCTGTAAAGAAAACATCAACAGCTCTTAAAGGTTTTGCGATAGCCGGTGAAGATCAAAAATGGTATTGGGCAAATGCTAGAATCAGTGCAGATGGGAAATCAGTAATCGTCAGTTCCGATAAAGTCAAAAAAGTTATGGCGGTTCGCTATGCTTACCGATGGAACCCAATTCACAGCAACCTTTATAACCGTGAAGGCCTCCCCGCAGCGCCTTTTAAATCGGATAATTGGTAA
- a CDS encoding beta-propeller fold lactonase family protein — protein sequence MPKKITMMKIITFFLTLFIFSTHAEVKLPEIFSNNMVIQRNKEIPIWGTALPNEQIKLSFATQEVVTTADEYGCWSVKFKALGANSKAQVLTVNHLRIQNVLIGEVWLCAGMASMDYPLRKSLKGANEIKNADKSLIRLASIAKQQSPLPNKNVEVKWKTADSEHIKEFSGLAYFFGKKLHQELEVPIGIIQASQGGAPMTSWIPAEGYRDSRQLQWAMKQIYDGRPSSEVGRKNWQKYLDDMKLWLPKARAALAKNQTPIDRPEIPSELWITNIVPTKMFNGMIHPLIPFSIRGVIWDQGNVRKPKELFHLQKALITSWRQLWNERELPFYFVEPLVNTEPKHLKVEVQKAIKKCLSIKNTAMAISADLQTANPQAPQNKRDLALRLADIALQNDYQNEIKSINPKLIQVVIGTGSEGVYSARFNTENGSLSKATLLFQKPGTVLVKTSSRGLLYSAGNTKEGGILKSFLENKKTSEIRDLPKDPCYIALDKSLKFAITANIHGSSISSFLLKEDGSLDKLVQNLEIKTPQKGFAPHCVIPSPDNKYLFVADIGGGRICRVNFNEDDGTMIYDGDISSNNFNGPRHMIFGPEGKFLYLLNQMGGAVTVFKYESQDGHLQEIQHISCLAKNFQGNNHSAEIAIHPSGDFLYCTNRGPDNICLFKRDKGNGTLKFIETVSSGGKTPVSFIISPDGKYLLSCNIQSNNLSRFSIDLKNGIITEFGEKISVPSPVSLSFR from the coding sequence ATGCCTAAAAAAATAACCATGATGAAAATAATTACTTTCTTTCTAACACTATTTATATTTTCGACACATGCAGAAGTTAAACTGCCGGAAATTTTCTCAAATAACATGGTTATCCAAAGGAATAAAGAAATACCTATTTGGGGGACCGCCTTACCCAATGAACAAATCAAACTTAGCTTTGCGACTCAAGAAGTCGTCACTACTGCGGATGAATACGGATGCTGGAGCGTAAAGTTTAAAGCTCTAGGGGCCAATTCTAAAGCGCAGGTTTTAACCGTAAATCACTTAAGGATACAAAACGTACTCATAGGTGAGGTTTGGCTCTGTGCAGGAATGGCGAGTATGGATTATCCTCTACGTAAATCACTGAAGGGCGCCAATGAAATTAAAAATGCAGATAAATCACTAATTCGATTGGCCTCTATAGCTAAACAACAATCTCCTCTACCCAATAAAAATGTGGAAGTGAAGTGGAAGACCGCAGATTCAGAGCATATTAAAGAATTTTCTGGGCTGGCGTATTTTTTTGGTAAAAAACTTCATCAAGAACTAGAAGTGCCTATTGGTATAATTCAGGCAAGCCAGGGGGGGGCGCCAATGACTTCCTGGATACCCGCGGAAGGGTATCGCGATAGCCGCCAACTTCAATGGGCAATGAAACAAATATATGATGGTAGACCCTCAAGTGAAGTTGGCAGAAAGAACTGGCAGAAATATCTAGACGATATGAAACTATGGCTTCCTAAAGCGCGTGCGGCACTGGCCAAAAATCAAACTCCTATCGACCGTCCGGAAATCCCTTCTGAGCTTTGGATTACCAATATTGTACCTACTAAAATGTTCAATGGTATGATTCACCCATTGATTCCATTTTCTATACGTGGTGTAATCTGGGACCAAGGAAATGTCAGGAAGCCGAAGGAATTATTTCATCTTCAAAAAGCACTCATAACTAGCTGGCGTCAGCTTTGGAACGAGAGGGAACTGCCCTTTTACTTTGTGGAACCATTAGTCAACACTGAGCCAAAGCATCTAAAGGTTGAAGTTCAGAAAGCCATTAAAAAGTGTTTGTCAATCAAAAATACCGCTATGGCAATAAGTGCAGACCTCCAAACAGCAAATCCTCAAGCTCCACAAAATAAGCGAGATCTTGCACTGCGTCTAGCTGATATAGCTCTTCAAAACGATTACCAAAATGAAATAAAGTCCATAAATCCCAAGCTTATTCAAGTCGTCATAGGCACGGGATCTGAAGGAGTTTATTCAGCTCGTTTTAACACCGAAAATGGCAGTCTCAGTAAAGCGACTCTTCTTTTTCAAAAACCAGGAACGGTACTCGTCAAGACATCTAGTAGAGGGCTTTTGTATAGCGCAGGTAATACTAAGGAAGGGGGGATTCTTAAATCTTTTCTAGAAAATAAAAAGACAAGTGAAATTCGAGATTTGCCAAAAGACCCTTGTTATATAGCTCTAGATAAAAGCTTAAAATTTGCGATTACCGCAAATATTCATGGGAGCTCAATTTCATCATTTTTACTCAAAGAAGATGGTTCTTTGGATAAGCTTGTTCAGAATCTGGAAATCAAAACTCCCCAAAAAGGCTTTGCGCCTCATTGTGTTATACCGTCTCCGGACAATAAATACCTTTTTGTAGCTGATATAGGAGGAGGGAGGATTTGCCGAGTGAACTTCAATGAAGACGACGGCACAATGATTTATGATGGTGATATATCTTCAAATAACTTCAATGGCCCCAGGCACATGATTTTTGGGCCTGAAGGTAAGTTTTTATATCTCCTAAATCAAATGGGAGGGGCTGTAACAGTCTTTAAGTATGAGAGTCAAGACGGTCACCTTCAAGAGATTCAGCATATTTCTTGCCTAGCGAAAAATTTTCAAGGAAATAATCATTCTGCAGAAATAGCTATTCACCCAAGTGGAGACTTCCTTTATTGTACGAATCGTGGACCGGACAATATCTGCCTTTTTAAAAGAGATAAAGGCAATGGGACTTTAAAGTTTATTGAAACCGTTTCAAGCGGCGGTAAGACACCCGTAAGTTTCATTATTTCCCCTGATGGAAAGTACCTGCTATCTTGCAATATTCAGTCGAATAATCTCTCGCGCTTTAGTATTGATTTGAAAAATGGAATCATAACAGAGTTCGGAGAGAAGATTTCTGTGCCATCTCCGGTATCATTAAGCTTCCGGTAA
- a CDS encoding glycoside hydrolase family 2 protein has translation MTEWAKEVNPKMPLPEYPRPQMVREKWINLNGLWDYAITSKQQKSIPKKFDGQILVPFCIESALSGVKKKFTTNDRLWYSRSFVAPKLNGERLILNFGAVDYETTVYINGKEIGYHKGGYDAFSFDITDALSENDNKLIVSVTDDMSGPKGKQSVNAFDDPKFIFYTATSGIWQTVWLESVPVEHISKFKITPDIDKGTVSVIVQGSEGEARIKVLDQGKVVNSVDGFMGEEIVINIADVKLWSPDSPFLYDLEITYGDDVVKSYFGMRKFSKGKDEEGHLRPMLNNKPIFMSGPLDQGYWPDGIYTAPTDEALKFDLEITKKLGFNTTRKHVKVEPARWYYWADKLGLLVWQDMPNGSAGVDARGFRDGVAKSKVLADQFELEMIEMIDEHYNNPSVVVWVIFNEAWGQYDTPRLTDLARKQDSTRLLVSGSGWFLPKDCGDIIDRHAYKKAVPVSPDKNRIGTLGEFGGLGYVVPGHLWIPNQTTSSVYGTCTDQRHYETLYLDLWRDVFKADKQVGMSAAIYTQLTDVEAEVNGLITYDRKIIKSDVELFRKAVQERSLPSKPKVNMLLPTSRDMAQEWFYTTDKPSEDWILPEMDFTMWKKGKGVFGHKVHRNPAIEIGTEWKKMDLWVARKFELNEKLQRPVLRIAYDDNATVYINGVKAFVLKSGNNTRYIDLPFPANAIEALKVGKNIISIHVDNAKGNFSQYIDAGIGDETLEW, from the coding sequence ATGACTGAATGGGCCAAGGAAGTGAATCCTAAGATGCCTTTGCCTGAATACCCAAGGCCACAAATGGTTAGAGAAAAATGGATAAATTTGAATGGGCTTTGGGATTATGCTATTACTAGTAAACAGCAAAAATCTATACCTAAAAAATTTGACGGGCAGATTTTAGTCCCTTTTTGTATAGAATCTGCACTTTCTGGCGTCAAGAAAAAGTTTACGACTAATGACCGCCTTTGGTACTCACGTTCATTTGTGGCGCCTAAATTAAACGGTGAAAGACTTATTCTGAATTTTGGTGCTGTTGATTACGAAACAACTGTATATATCAACGGCAAGGAAATCGGTTATCATAAAGGTGGTTACGATGCGTTCTCTTTCGATATCACTGATGCTCTTAGCGAAAATGATAATAAGTTAATCGTATCTGTAACGGATGATATGTCTGGCCCGAAAGGCAAACAGAGTGTTAATGCTTTTGATGATCCAAAATTTATTTTCTATACGGCGACTTCTGGGATATGGCAGACTGTTTGGTTAGAAAGTGTACCAGTAGAACACATATCAAAATTTAAAATCACCCCAGATATTGATAAGGGGACTGTCTCAGTAATTGTTCAGGGTTCTGAAGGGGAAGCTCGTATTAAGGTCTTAGATCAAGGTAAAGTAGTAAATAGCGTTGATGGTTTTATGGGAGAAGAAATAGTAATTAATATTGCAGATGTAAAACTTTGGTCACCCGACTCTCCATTTCTTTATGATCTTGAAATTACTTATGGAGATGATGTCGTAAAGAGTTATTTTGGGATGAGGAAGTTTTCCAAGGGAAAAGATGAGGAAGGTCACCTAAGACCGATGCTCAATAATAAACCTATCTTTATGAGTGGACCTCTTGATCAAGGTTATTGGCCAGATGGCATTTATACTGCACCAACAGATGAAGCCTTGAAGTTTGACCTAGAAATTACCAAGAAACTTGGTTTTAATACAACTCGAAAGCACGTAAAGGTCGAGCCTGCTCGTTGGTATTATTGGGCAGATAAATTGGGGCTTCTTGTATGGCAGGATATGCCAAACGGTTCTGCGGGTGTAGACGCGCGAGGTTTTAGAGATGGTGTAGCAAAGTCAAAAGTACTTGCCGATCAATTTGAATTAGAAATGATTGAAATGATTGATGAACATTATAATAATCCTTCAGTAGTAGTGTGGGTGATCTTCAATGAAGCTTGGGGACAATACGATACACCGCGTCTGACGGACTTAGCAAGGAAGCAAGATTCGACTCGCCTACTTGTTAGTGGTAGTGGGTGGTTTCTACCTAAAGACTGCGGAGATATTATTGATAGACACGCTTATAAAAAGGCAGTGCCTGTGTCTCCAGATAAAAATCGGATTGGAACTTTAGGCGAATTCGGGGGCCTTGGTTATGTAGTGCCAGGACATCTATGGATACCTAATCAAACGACATCATCTGTCTATGGTACATGTACTGATCAACGTCACTATGAAACACTCTATTTAGATCTATGGCGCGATGTTTTTAAAGCTGATAAACAAGTTGGTATGTCCGCCGCAATTTACACACAATTAACTGACGTAGAGGCTGAAGTCAATGGCTTAATTACTTATGACCGGAAAATAATTAAATCGGATGTTGAGCTGTTTCGCAAAGCAGTACAGGAAAGGTCTCTTCCCTCCAAGCCAAAAGTGAATATGCTACTACCGACATCTAGAGATATGGCTCAAGAATGGTTTTACACAACAGATAAACCCAGCGAAGACTGGATTCTACCTGAGATGGACTTTACTATGTGGAAAAAAGGGAAGGGAGTTTTCGGTCATAAAGTCCATAGAAATCCCGCGATTGAAATAGGGACGGAATGGAAAAAGATGGATCTTTGGGTCGCTAGAAAATTTGAATTAAATGAAAAGCTTCAAAGACCAGTTCTCCGTATTGCTTATGATGATAATGCAACAGTCTACATAAATGGAGTCAAAGCATTTGTACTTAAAAGTGGTAATAACACCAGGTATATAGATTTGCCATTTCCTGCTAATGCCATAGAGGCCTTGAAAGTAGGAAAGAATATTATTTCTATTCATGTGGATAATGCGAAAGGTAATTTCAGTCAATATATCGATGCTGGAATAGGTGATGAAACTCTTGAATGGTAA